The Nisaea sediminum genome contains the following window.
GTACAAGGCGGAGATCGCGCCGCTCGACGACGACGAGGTCCTGGAACTGGCCGGCAACCTCAGCCGCGGCGTTCCGATGGGCACTCCGGTGTTCGACGGCGCCCGCGAGGAAGACATCGTCGACATGCTGAAGCTCTCGGGTCTGGACTCGACCGGTCAGGTGACCCTGATCGACGGCCGGACCGGCGAGGTCTTCGACCGCAAGGTGACCGTCGGCTACATCTACATGCTGAAGCTGCATCACCTGGTCGACGACAAGATCCACGCCCGTTCGATCGGCCCGTACAGCCTCGTCACCCAGCAGCCGCTGGGAGGTAAGGCGCAATTCGGCGGTCAGCGCTTCGGGGAAATGGAGGTCTGGGCCCTCGAAGCCTACGGCTCCGCCTATACCCTGCAGGAAATGCTGACGGTGAAGTCGGACGACGTGTCCGGCCGGACCAAGGTGTACGAAGCGATCGTGCGCGGCGACGACAATTTCGAGGCCGGTATCCCGGAGTCCTTCAACGTTCTCGTGAAGGAACTCCGCTCCCTCGGCCTCAATGTCGAGCTCGAGCAGGAGCAGCTGTAGGACTTTCCGGGCGGATCCAGTCGGACCCCGCCCGGTTCTCTATCCCTCCGGGAGCGGACTTGCCGCGACCGGCCGCGTCGCTCAGACTTATTGTTAAGTCGGCGCATAACGTCCCAGTGACGTAAGGAGATGCTTGATGAACGAGTTGATGAACGTCTTTGGTCAGCCGTCCGGCCCGCAGAGCTTCGATCATATCCGGATCGCGATCGCGAGCCCGGAGCGGATCCGCTCCTGGTCCTTCGGTGAGATCAAGAAGCCCGAAACCATCAACTACCGGACCTTCAAGCCGGAGCGCGACGGCCTGTTCTGCGCCCGGATCTTCGGTCCGATCAAGGACTACGAGTGCTTGTGCGGCAAGTACAAGCGGATGAAGTATCGCGGTATCATCTGCGAGAAGTGCGGCGTCGAGGTGACCCTCTCCAAGGTCCGCCGCGAGCGGATGGGGCATATCGAGCTTGCTTCTCCGGTTGCGCACATCTGGTTCCTCAAGTCGCTGCCGAGCCGCATCGGCCTGCTGCTCGACATGACCCTGAAGGATCTCGAGCGGATCCTCTATTTCGAGAGCTTCGTCGTTACCGAGCCGGGCCTGACCCCGTTCAAGTACCGTCAGCTTCTGGGTGAGGAAGAATATTTCGACGCCCAGGACGAGTACGGCGAGGACAATTTCAAGGCCATGATCGGCGCCGAGGCGCTGAAGGAGATGATGTCCGGCCTCGATCTCGACGAGGAAAAGGAAAACATCCGCGAGGAGCTCCGCACCACCGGTTCCGAGGCCAAGCGCAAGAAGCTGGTCAAGCGTCTGAAGCTGATCGAGGCCTTCGAGGAATCCGGCTGCCGTCCGGAATGGATGATCCTCGATGTGATCCCGGTCATTCCGCCGGAGCTGCGGCCGCTGGTTCCGCTGGATGGCGGCCGCTTCGCGACCTCCGACCTGAACGACCTCTATCGCCGGGTGATCAACCGCAACAACCGTCTGAAGCGGCTGATCGAGCTGCGTGCGCCGGACATCATCGTCCGCAACGAGAAGCGCATGCTGCAGGAAGCTGTCGACGCTCTGTTCGATAACGGCCGCCGCGGCCGCGTCATCACCGGCGCGAACAAGCGTCCGCTGAAGTCGCTGTCCGACATGCTGAAGGGCAAGCAGGGCCGCTTCCGTCAGAACCTGCTCGGCAAGCGCGTCGACTATTCCGGCCGTTCCGTGATCGTCGTCGGCCCGAGCCTGATGCTGCATCAGTGCGGCCTGCCGAAGAAGATGGCACTCGAGCTGTTCAAGCCGTTCATTTATTCGAAGCTCGAACTCTACGGCCTCGCCAGCACCATCAAGGCGGCGAAGCGTATGGTGGAGAAAGAGCGTCCGGAAGTCTGGGACATCCTCGAAGAGGTGATCCGCGAGCACCCGGTGCTGCTGAACCGTGCGCCGACCCTGCACCGTCTCGGCATCCAGGCGTTCGAGCCGGTGCTGATCGAGGGTAAGGCGATCCAGCTGCACCCGCTGGTCTGTACCGCGTTCAACGCCGACTTCGACGGCGACCAGATGGCGGTCCACGTGCCGCTTTCGCTGGAAGCCCAGCTCGAAGCCCGCGTGCTGATGATGTCCACCAACAACATCCTCAGCCCCGCGAACGGCAAGCCGATCATCGTGCCGTCCCAGGACATCATTCTCGGCCTCTACTACATGACGCTCGAGCGTGAGAACATGCCGGGCGAGGGCATGGCCTTTGCGGATATGGGCGAGATCGAGCACGCGCTGAACAGCGGTGCGGTGACCCTGCACACCAAGATCCGCGCCCGTGTCCAGACCTTCGACGAAAGCGGCGAAGAGGTGACCAAGCGCGTGGAGACCACGCCGGGCCGCCTGAAGATCGCGCAGCTCCTGCCGAAGAACCCGAACCTGCCCTTCTCCGTCATCAACAAGCTGATGACGAAGAAGGAAGTGCAGAGCGTCATCGATCAGGTCTATCGCCACTGCGGCCAGAAGGACACGGTGATCTTCGCCGACCGTCTGATGAGCCTCGGCTTCGGCCATGCCTGCCGCGCCGGCATCTCCTTCGGCAAGGACGACCTGATCATTCCGGACGCCAAGCAGGAACTGGTCGAGGAAGCCCAGAACGAGGTGAAGGAGTTCGAGCAGCAGTACCTCGACGGCCTCATCACGCAGGGCGAGAAGTACAACAAGGTGATCGACGTCTGGTCGCGCTGCACTGACACCGTCGCCGAGCGTATGATGGAGCACATGTCCAACATGGAGCCGGGCCAGCCCGTCAACTCCGTCTGGATGATGGCCCATTCCGGCGCCCGTGGTTCCGCGACGCAGATCAAGCAGCTTGCCGGCATGCGCGGCCTGATGGCCAAGCCGTCCGGTGAGATCATCGAGACGCCGATCATCTCGAACTTCAAGGAAGGCCTGACCGTTCTTGAATACTTCAACTCGACCCACGGTGCCCGTAAGGGGCTCGCCGATACCGCGCTGAAGACCGCGAACTCCGGTTATCTGACGCGCCGTCTCGTCGACGTGGCCCAGGACTGCATCATCACCGAAGAGGATTGCGGCACCGATCGCGGCATCTCGGTGAAGGCGGTCGTCGAGGGCGGCGAAGTGATCGAGCCGCTGAGCGAACGTATCCTCGGCCGGACCACGGCCGACGATCTGGTCGCGCCGCTGACCGGCGAAACCCTCGCCAAGGCCGGCACGATCATCGACGAGCCGCTGGTCGATGCGATCGAACGGGCCGGTATCGACGAAGTCCGCCTGCGCTCGGTCCTGACCTGCGAGAGCAAGGTCGGGGTCTGTGCCAGCTGCTACGGCCGCGACCTCGCACGGGGTACCCGCGTCAATATCGGCGAGGCGGTCGGCGTGATTGCCGCCCAGTCCATCGGCGAGCCGGGCACCCAGCTGACCATGCGGACCTTCCACATCGGCGGCGCCGCCCAGCGTGGTGCCGAGCAGTCCAGCATCGAGACGTCTTTCGACGCCAAGGTGAAGGTGCTGAACCGGAACGTGGTGAAGAACTCCGACGGCGTTCTGATCGTCATGAGCCGGAACACCGAGGTCGTGCTGGCCGACGAGCAGGGCCGCGAGCGTGCCCGTCACCGCATCCCGTACGGCTCGCGCCTGTTCGTCGACGACGATCAGCAGGTGAAGCCGGGCGACAAGCTGGCCGACTGGGATCCGTACACCATTCCGATCATCACCGAGAAGGAAGGTACCGCGCATTATGTCGACCTCGTCGACGGCGTCTCCATGAAGGAGGTCACCGACGAAGCGACCGGTATCGCCTCCCGCGTGGTTATCGACTGGAAGCAGCAGGCCCGTGGCGGCGACCTGCGTCCGCGCATCACCCTGCGTGACGAGGCGGGCGAAGTCATCGAGCTCGCGAACGGTCTCGAAGCCCGTTACTTCATGTCGGTCGACGCGATTCTCTCGGTCGACAATGGCGCGAAGGTCCGGGCCGGCGACGTGCTCGCCCGTATCCCGCGGGAATCCTCCAAGACCCGCGACATCACGGGCGGTCTGCCGCGCGTCGCGGAACTGTTCGAGGCCCGCAAGCCGAAGGATTACGCGATCATCAGCGAGAGCGAAGGCCGCGTGGAATTCGGCAAGGACTACAAGACCAAGCGCCGGATCATGGTGGTCCCGCAGGAAGAGGAGAAGGAAACGGTCGAATACCTGATCCCGAAGGGCAAGCACCTCGCGGTTCAGGAAGGCGACTATGTCCAGGTCGGCGACCTGCTCATGGACGGCAACCCGGTGCCGCACGACATCCTCAACGTTCTCGGGGTTCCGGCGCTCGCCGAGTATCTCATCAACGAGATCCAGGACGTCTATCGACTGCAGGGCGTGAAGATCAACGACAAGCATATTGAAGTGATCGTGCGCCAGATGCTGCAGAAGGTGGAAATCTCCGACGCCGGCGACACCACGCTGCTGGTTGGCGAGACCGTCGATCGCGACGAGTTCGACGAGGCGAACGAAAAGGCGCTCGCCGAGGATCTGCGTCCGGCGAAGGCAATTCCGATCCTGCAGGGCATCACCAAGGCCTCGCTGCAGACGCGCTCCTTCATCTCGGCCGCGTCCTTCCAGGAAACCACCCGCGTCCTCACCGAGGCGGCGGTTTCCGGCAAGAAGGATCAGCTCGAGGGCCTGAAGGAAAACGTCATCGTCGGCCGCCTGATCCCGGCCGGTACCGGCAGCGTGATGAATCGCCTGAAGCGGCTTGCCGCCGATCGCGACCGCGCCCTGGCTCCGGCGCAGGAAGAAGCGCCGGCGCTCGCCGAGGAAGGCGAACAGGTGCCGGCCGCCGAATAAGGCGAGTCGACAGAAACATCGTTCGAGTCCCGAACGAAGAGCGGCGTCCGGATGCGAGTCCGGGCGCCGTTTCTCTTTCCCGCCGGAAGGACGCGGAAAGGGCGAGTCATAAAGTTGCGCTCTCTTGGCGCTTTCTGTTCGAAGAGATGTCCACGGACCGCTGATTTAGTGGCTGCGCGCCCTGCATTGCACAGATAGGCGCTATGCGGAAAAAAGCCGAAAACTGTTCTTGACCCGCAGGGGGCAGATAAATAGTATCCGCCAGCCTTTGCAGGGCTGGTGGTGACACCGTTGTCGGAAACGGCGCGACAGGTCAGACGCAGCCTCGGCGAAATGCTGGAAC
Protein-coding sequences here:
- the rpoC gene encoding DNA-directed RNA polymerase subunit beta'; amino-acid sequence: MNELMNVFGQPSGPQSFDHIRIAIASPERIRSWSFGEIKKPETINYRTFKPERDGLFCARIFGPIKDYECLCGKYKRMKYRGIICEKCGVEVTLSKVRRERMGHIELASPVAHIWFLKSLPSRIGLLLDMTLKDLERILYFESFVVTEPGLTPFKYRQLLGEEEYFDAQDEYGEDNFKAMIGAEALKEMMSGLDLDEEKENIREELRTTGSEAKRKKLVKRLKLIEAFEESGCRPEWMILDVIPVIPPELRPLVPLDGGRFATSDLNDLYRRVINRNNRLKRLIELRAPDIIVRNEKRMLQEAVDALFDNGRRGRVITGANKRPLKSLSDMLKGKQGRFRQNLLGKRVDYSGRSVIVVGPSLMLHQCGLPKKMALELFKPFIYSKLELYGLASTIKAAKRMVEKERPEVWDILEEVIREHPVLLNRAPTLHRLGIQAFEPVLIEGKAIQLHPLVCTAFNADFDGDQMAVHVPLSLEAQLEARVLMMSTNNILSPANGKPIIVPSQDIILGLYYMTLERENMPGEGMAFADMGEIEHALNSGAVTLHTKIRARVQTFDESGEEVTKRVETTPGRLKIAQLLPKNPNLPFSVINKLMTKKEVQSVIDQVYRHCGQKDTVIFADRLMSLGFGHACRAGISFGKDDLIIPDAKQELVEEAQNEVKEFEQQYLDGLITQGEKYNKVIDVWSRCTDTVAERMMEHMSNMEPGQPVNSVWMMAHSGARGSATQIKQLAGMRGLMAKPSGEIIETPIISNFKEGLTVLEYFNSTHGARKGLADTALKTANSGYLTRRLVDVAQDCIITEEDCGTDRGISVKAVVEGGEVIEPLSERILGRTTADDLVAPLTGETLAKAGTIIDEPLVDAIERAGIDEVRLRSVLTCESKVGVCASCYGRDLARGTRVNIGEAVGVIAAQSIGEPGTQLTMRTFHIGGAAQRGAEQSSIETSFDAKVKVLNRNVVKNSDGVLIVMSRNTEVVLADEQGRERARHRIPYGSRLFVDDDQQVKPGDKLADWDPYTIPIITEKEGTAHYVDLVDGVSMKEVTDEATGIASRVVIDWKQQARGGDLRPRITLRDEAGEVIELANGLEARYFMSVDAILSVDNGAKVRAGDVLARIPRESSKTRDITGGLPRVAELFEARKPKDYAIISESEGRVEFGKDYKTKRRIMVVPQEEEKETVEYLIPKGKHLAVQEGDYVQVGDLLMDGNPVPHDILNVLGVPALAEYLINEIQDVYRLQGVKINDKHIEVIVRQMLQKVEISDAGDTTLLVGETVDRDEFDEANEKALAEDLRPAKAIPILQGITKASLQTRSFISAASFQETTRVLTEAAVSGKKDQLEGLKENVIVGRLIPAGTGSVMNRLKRLAADRDRALAPAQEEAPALAEEGEQVPAAE